The proteins below are encoded in one region of Vallitalea longa:
- a CDS encoding MFS transporter, producing the protein MVKETTGKLDYKKTFILGFGFFAISLVWPLYNNYVPLFLLNFFDSQFVINCIMTLDNILAIFLIPYISALSDNTHTRFGKRKPFIMIGLPISALMFIILPLGSNNLILFLIIITILNFSMAIYRGPTVALMPDMVPPHQRSEANAVINFMGGLAAVFVLYGGSRLYEIDIKLPFSVTGIIMFISLIIIICFIKEPVTSQKSTETREKVKIIATLRGIIINNDHKTFHLLFAILFWFIGYQGMEATFSNYMFRYIGLPKHESGIILSAFAGAFLLFAIPAGFIGKKIGKKRAILIGLITDIIIFIFLGLIGPLGIIIFNKYLVMILLAVAGIFWSLININSYPYIVEGVSESKVGTFTGFYYFSSSVAAISGPMLFGIFVDLIGYNVLFFLTAISFIIAFLFIYTIRQPNKII; encoded by the coding sequence ATGGTTAAAGAAACAACTGGAAAATTAGATTACAAAAAAACTTTTATTCTAGGATTTGGATTTTTTGCTATTAGTCTTGTTTGGCCCCTTTATAATAATTATGTTCCACTATTTCTCTTGAATTTTTTTGACAGTCAATTCGTAATTAATTGCATTATGACACTTGATAACATCCTAGCAATTTTCTTAATACCCTATATAAGTGCATTAAGTGACAATACACATACTAGATTTGGAAAAAGAAAACCATTTATTATGATAGGTCTTCCTATTTCTGCACTTATGTTCATTATATTACCTTTAGGTTCGAATAACTTAATATTGTTTTTGATTATTATTACAATACTTAATTTTTCAATGGCAATCTATAGAGGTCCTACTGTTGCACTTATGCCAGATATGGTTCCTCCACACCAAAGAAGTGAAGCTAATGCAGTAATTAATTTTATGGGAGGCCTAGCAGCAGTTTTTGTTTTATATGGAGGTTCTCGTTTATATGAAATTGATATAAAACTACCTTTTTCTGTTACAGGTATCATTATGTTCATATCACTCATAATAATCATTTGCTTCATTAAAGAACCTGTTACATCTCAAAAATCAACAGAAACCAGAGAAAAAGTTAAGATTATAGCAACACTACGGGGCATTATCATCAATAACGATCATAAAACTTTTCATTTGCTTTTTGCTATACTTTTTTGGTTCATCGGATACCAAGGTATGGAAGCTACATTTAGTAATTACATGTTTCGTTACATAGGTTTACCCAAGCATGAATCGGGAATAATATTGAGTGCTTTTGCTGGAGCTTTCTTATTATTTGCTATCCCTGCTGGTTTTATAGGAAAGAAGATAGGTAAAAAAAGAGCAATCCTCATAGGATTGATTACTGATATCATTATTTTTATTTTTTTAGGATTAATAGGGCCTCTTGGAATTATAATATTCAACAAGTACCTAGTTATGATTCTATTAGCTGTAGCAGGGATATTCTGGTCTCTTATCAATATTAATTCTTATCCCTATATAGTAGAAGGTGTTAGTGAAAGCAAAGTCGGTACATTTACTGGATTCTATTATTTTTCATCATCCGTAGCTGCTATTAGTGGACCAATGCTGTTTGGAATTTTTGTTGATCTAATAGGCTATAATGTATTATTCTTCTTGACTGCCATTTCATTTATTATAGCATTCTTATTCATATATACCATTAGGCAACCTAACAAGATCATATAA
- the murB gene encoding UDP-N-acetylmuramate dehydrogenase yields MDMDMELIVEELTKEINKEHVLRNEKMSKHTTFKVGGSVDIFISPSNTKELTHAIKICKTFEIPYYVIGNGSNILVKDNGFRGVIIQIYKNFDNVTVDDETITAHAGVLLSKLSKIIADESLEGFEFASGIPGTLGGAVYMNAGAYGGDISKVIVSADVIDEQGNIVTLSKEQLELGYRTSIIQKNNYIILSAVLKCRKGNKEKIREVINDLNNRRKQKQPLEFPSAGSTFKRPEGYFAGKLIMDSGLKGYQIGNAQVSEKHCGFIINKGNATAEDIINLIGHVRKVVNDKYNVSLETEVRIIGE; encoded by the coding sequence ATGGATATGGACATGGAACTGATTGTTGAGGAATTGACAAAAGAAATAAACAAAGAACATGTACTTAGAAATGAGAAAATGTCAAAACATACTACTTTTAAGGTTGGAGGTAGTGTTGATATATTTATTTCCCCAAGCAATACAAAAGAATTAACCCATGCAATAAAGATTTGTAAGACTTTTGAAATACCGTATTATGTTATTGGCAATGGAAGTAATATACTTGTAAAAGATAATGGATTCAGAGGAGTTATCATACAGATATACAAGAATTTTGATAATGTCACCGTTGATGATGAAACAATAACTGCTCATGCAGGTGTCCTATTGTCAAAATTGTCTAAAATCATTGCTGATGAGAGCTTGGAAGGATTCGAATTCGCTTCTGGTATTCCAGGTACATTAGGCGGTGCAGTATATATGAATGCTGGAGCATACGGTGGAGATATATCTAAAGTGATTGTTTCTGCAGATGTTATCGATGAACAAGGAAATATTGTTACATTATCAAAAGAACAATTAGAATTAGGTTATAGAACCAGCATTATTCAAAAAAATAATTACATAATATTAAGTGCTGTGTTAAAATGCAGAAAGGGAAACAAAGAAAAAATAAGAGAAGTGATAAACGATCTTAATAATAGACGTAAACAAAAACAACCTTTAGAATTTCCTAGTGCAGGAAGTACTTTTAAAAGACCTGAAGGTTATTTTGCAGGTAAGTTAATCATGGATAGCGGATTGAAAGGTTATCAGATAGGTAATGCTCAAGTTTCTGAAAAACACTGTGGTTTTATAATTAATAAAGGGAATGCTACAGCCGAAGATATTATAAATCTTATTGGTCATGTTAGAAAAGTAGTAAATGATAAATATAATGTAAGTTTAGAAACAGAAGTTAGAATTATCGGAGAATAA
- the rapZ gene encoding RNase adapter RapZ, producing the protein MRFVIVTGMSGAGKSVSLKMLEDIGFFCVDNLPPVLINKFAQICFSPDSGIDKVALGIDIRGGNLFTELLNEIKILENEGYELEVLFLDANDETLVKRFKETRRKHPLVSEGRIQYGIDKERKILEQAKKRANFIIDTSKLLTRELKSELVKIFLEGKKYENLIITVLSFGFKYGIPSDADLVFDVRFIPNPFYIPELKEKSGNDIEIKDYVLKWDVSNKFIDKLDDMINFLIPNYIQEGKNQLVIAIGCTGGKHRSVTLANELYNRLLKQDYSTNLYHRDIEKDSKLKN; encoded by the coding sequence ATGAGATTTGTAATTGTTACTGGAATGTCTGGTGCAGGGAAAAGTGTATCATTGAAAATGTTAGAAGATATTGGTTTCTTTTGTGTTGATAATCTTCCACCAGTACTTATCAATAAATTTGCACAGATTTGTTTTAGTCCTGATTCAGGAATTGATAAGGTCGCTTTAGGCATTGATATTAGAGGTGGAAATTTATTCACTGAGCTTCTTAATGAAATTAAAATACTGGAAAATGAAGGTTATGAACTGGAAGTCCTTTTCTTAGATGCTAATGATGAAACTTTAGTAAAGAGATTCAAAGAAACAAGAAGGAAACATCCCCTTGTATCAGAGGGAAGAATACAATATGGTATTGATAAAGAAAGAAAAATACTTGAGCAGGCAAAAAAAAGAGCTAACTTTATTATAGATACAAGTAAATTATTGACAAGAGAACTAAAATCAGAATTAGTCAAAATATTTTTGGAAGGTAAAAAATATGAAAATCTAATTATCACAGTATTATCATTTGGATTCAAATATGGTATACCATCAGATGCTGATTTGGTTTTTGATGTCAGATTTATTCCTAATCCATTCTATATACCAGAACTAAAAGAAAAGTCGGGCAACGATATAGAAATCAAAGATTACGTATTGAAATGGGATGTATCCAATAAGTTCATTGATAAATTGGATGATATGATTAATTTCTTGATTCCTAATTATATTCAGGAAGGAAAAAATCAATTAGTTATTGCCATTGGTTGTACAGGTGGAAAACATAGATCTGTTACATTAGCTAATGAACTATATAATAGATTATTGAAACAAGATTACAGTACTAATCTTTATCACAGGGATATAGAAAAAGATTCAAAATTGAAAAATTAA
- a CDS encoding gluconeogenesis factor YvcK family protein has translation MDNINIVAMGGGTGLSTMLRGLKKYTENLTAVVTVSDNGGSSGILRRELDMLPPGDIRNCILALAETEPIMEKVFQYRFTEGSLSGQNFGNLFLAALNGIFGSFEKAIEKTSEVLAVKGRVLPVTTENVELCALFDDSLIVEGESQIVQRCKNDRKSIKDVWLNPRNPKPYEKVIESIYEADILVLGPGSLFTSIIPNLLVDDMAKAIIKSKPTVIYVSNIMTQPGETDNYNLVDHINVIEKYLGKGIIDYIIVNNQKIPSKILKLYIEDGAVPVKYEKNILSNRGIRVLEAPLLKILSGTTLIRHNSDKLAEVIITILKKLNYPTSCHL, from the coding sequence ATGGACAATATTAATATTGTTGCTATGGGTGGAGGAACGGGATTGTCTACTATGCTAAGAGGTTTAAAGAAATACACAGAGAATCTTACAGCTGTAGTTACCGTTTCTGATAATGGCGGTAGTTCTGGAATACTGAGAAGAGAACTAGATATGTTACCACCAGGTGATATCAGAAATTGTATACTGGCATTAGCTGAAACCGAACCCATAATGGAAAAAGTGTTTCAATATAGATTTACAGAAGGTAGCTTGAGCGGTCAAAACTTTGGTAATTTATTTCTAGCAGCCCTTAATGGAATATTTGGTAGTTTTGAAAAGGCAATAGAAAAAACTAGTGAAGTTTTAGCGGTTAAAGGCAGAGTACTTCCTGTAACAACAGAAAATGTTGAATTGTGTGCACTTTTTGATGATTCATTAATTGTTGAAGGTGAGAGTCAAATCGTTCAAAGATGTAAGAATGACAGAAAAAGCATAAAAGATGTATGGCTTAATCCTAGAAATCCTAAGCCATACGAAAAAGTCATAGAAAGTATTTATGAAGCTGATATTTTAGTACTAGGTCCTGGAAGTTTGTTTACTAGTATAATACCTAATCTGTTGGTGGATGATATGGCGAAAGCAATTATAAAATCTAAGCCTACGGTTATTTATGTTAGTAATATAATGACTCAACCAGGTGAGACAGATAATTATAATTTAGTAGATCATATTAATGTTATTGAAAAATATCTAGGAAAAGGTATAATAGATTATATTATAGTAAATAACCAGAAGATACCTAGTAAAATTTTAAAACTCTACATAGAGGATGGGGCAGTTCCTGTTAAATATGAAAAAAATATACTAAGTAATAGAGGAATTAGAGTATTAGAAGCTCCATTATTGAAGATACTAAGTGGGACCACATTAATTAGACATAATTCTGATAAACTAGCAGAAGTTATAATAACTATACTAAAAAAACTAAACTATCCTACATCTTGCCATTTATAG
- the whiA gene encoding DNA-binding protein WhiA has protein sequence MSFSSKVKEELSRHIGSARHCRIAEIAAIINICGKIKVISNNEITIKVQTENAAVARKYFTLLKKTFNINVEVLIRKNTQLKKSRIYVMYITDASVALKLLKAIGIAEFGKEGRLHIVHRINPLIVHSTCCKRAYIRGAFLGSGSLSDPEKTYHLEFVSMHKNQSEELRTLINSFGMESKTIMRKKYYITYLKEGSQIVDLLNIMEAHVALMDLENVRILKEMRNNVNRIVNCETANLKKTVSAAVRQVEDIKYIDHTVGLNSLPEPLEEIARIRLEYTSATLKELGTLLDPPVGKSGVNHRLRKISNIAEKLRDKREDNYDREKNNS, from the coding sequence GTGTCTTTTTCTTCAAAGGTCAAAGAAGAATTATCAAGGCATATTGGTAGTGCAAGACATTGCAGAATTGCTGAAATAGCAGCTATTATCAACATTTGCGGTAAAATTAAAGTAATAAGTAATAACGAAATAACAATAAAGGTGCAAACAGAAAATGCAGCTGTAGCAAGAAAGTACTTTACATTGTTGAAAAAAACATTTAATATTAATGTTGAAGTATTAATTAGAAAAAACACTCAACTAAAAAAGAGTAGAATATATGTTATGTATATTACTGATGCCAGTGTTGCTTTGAAATTACTTAAGGCTATAGGTATTGCAGAATTTGGAAAAGAAGGAAGACTTCACATTGTTCATAGGATTAACCCTTTGATAGTTCATAGTACTTGCTGTAAAAGAGCATATATCAGAGGCGCTTTTTTAGGAAGTGGTTCCTTAAGTGATCCGGAAAAAACATATCACCTTGAATTTGTCAGTATGCATAAAAATCAAAGCGAAGAATTAAGAACATTAATCAATTCATTTGGAATGGAATCCAAGACAATTATGAGAAAAAAATACTATATCACTTATTTAAAAGAGGGTTCTCAAATTGTGGATTTGTTAAACATAATGGAAGCACATGTAGCTCTTATGGATCTTGAAAATGTTAGAATTCTAAAAGAAATGCGTAATAATGTTAATAGAATCGTTAACTGTGAGACGGCAAATCTTAAGAAAACAGTATCTGCTGCTGTTAGACAAGTAGAAGATATTAAATATATAGATCATACTGTTGGTCTTAATTCTTTACCGGAGCCTTTAGAAGAAATCGCTAGGATAAGATTAGAATATACATCAGCTACTTTAAAGGAATTAGGTACATTACTAGACCCGCCAGTAGGTAAGTCTGGAGTTAATCATCGATTACGAAAAATAAGTAATATTGCTGAAAAATTAAGAGACAAAAGGGAGGATAACTATGATAGAGAAAAAAATAACAGTTAA
- a CDS encoding HPr family phosphocarrier protein, which produces MIEKKITVKIASGLEARPVALFVQVASQFESNIYVEMQDKKVNAKSIMGMMSLGVLEGEDITITAEGTDEEKAINELEKYLSEDK; this is translated from the coding sequence ATGATAGAGAAAAAAATAACAGTTAAAATCGCTTCAGGACTTGAAGCTAGACCAGTTGCTTTATTTGTACAAGTTGCAAGTCAATTTGAAAGTAATATTTATGTAGAGATGCAAGATAAAAAAGTCAATGCGAAAAGTATAATGGGTATGATGTCACTAGGTGTTCTAGAGGGTGAAGATATTACTATAACTGCAGAGGGAACTGACGAAGAAAAAGCCATAAATGAGCTTGAGAAATACTTAAGCGAAGATAAATAG
- a CDS encoding glycine betaine ABC transporter substrate-binding protein, with protein MRRSLIIILCLVFLVSCKSNNDEENIADGIDIRIGCTTYPSSYAQAILLSEIVTREGYTSKIIMNDTDTMWDNLSKGKTDVLLSGWIPTIDTKRRAKLESVIKDLGTNCRNLSNGIYVPDYTLIGFLSELNNYEKEFEKTIYVCKESDVTASETKYMLERYNVDYKIKQVNYEDLDELIKNSIEKKEWIAVALWTPNGMINRFNLRQLRDTKNIYTNNIDTHTIVSNAYDNEEILNILDNYFLRTGELNELINNLNANSQQKKTVNFFLDNNLQILNRALDVQ; from the coding sequence ATGAGACGAAGTTTGATTATTATATTATGTTTAGTTTTTTTAGTATCATGTAAAAGCAATAATGATGAAGAGAATATTGCTGATGGTATCGACATCAGAATAGGTTGTACAACATATCCTTCATCATATGCCCAAGCAATTTTATTAAGCGAAATAGTAACGAGAGAAGGATATACCTCTAAAATCATTATGAATGATACCGATACAATGTGGGATAACCTGAGCAAAGGTAAAACGGATGTTCTGTTAAGTGGATGGATACCGACTATTGATACTAAAAGAAGAGCGAAATTAGAATCTGTTATAAAAGATTTAGGAACTAATTGTAGAAACCTATCTAATGGAATATATGTACCCGACTATACCCTAATAGGATTCTTATCAGAATTAAATAACTATGAAAAAGAATTCGAAAAGACCATCTATGTTTGTAAAGAAAGTGATGTTACTGCTAGTGAAACCAAATATATGTTAGAACGATATAATGTAGATTATAAAATTAAACAAGTCAACTATGAAGATCTAGATGAACTAATTAAGAATTCTATAGAAAAAAAAGAATGGATAGCAGTAGCTCTATGGACACCAAATGGGATGATTAATAGATTTAACCTAAGGCAATTGAGGGATACGAAGAATATATATACAAATAATATTGATACCCATACTATAGTTAGTAATGCATATGATAATGAAGAAATATTGAATATATTGGATAATTACTTTTTAAGGACAGGTGAACTCAACGAATTAATCAATAATCTAAATGCAAATAGCCAACAAAAAAAGACTGTTAACTTTTTCTTAGATAACAATCTTCAAATATTAAATAGAGCACTTGATGTTCAATAG
- the ymfI gene encoding elongation factor P 5-aminopentanone reductase, giving the protein MNKKTVLVTGSSRGIGKSIALKYAKEGFNVVINCSSSFNELLETKDIIESYGVSCLPILADVSDKNSVKNMFEEIKVVFGNIDIVINNAGISIIKLFTDTTEDEWDKIINTNLKSLYNVCQESVPYMIKNQHGNIVNITSMWGITGSSCEVAYSASKGAVNAFTKALAKELAPSHIRVNAIACGLIDTHMNSCLSKEDLDTIIEEIPANRIGKPSEVANLCYYLSSKESSYLTGQIITLDGGLI; this is encoded by the coding sequence ATGAATAAAAAAACTGTTCTCGTGACAGGCTCTTCAAGAGGTATAGGTAAATCTATCGCTTTGAAATATGCTAAAGAAGGGTTCAATGTTGTTATAAATTGTTCATCTAGTTTTAATGAACTACTAGAGACAAAAGATATTATAGAAAGCTATGGTGTATCTTGTCTTCCTATACTTGCTGACGTATCAGACAAAAACAGTGTTAAAAATATGTTTGAAGAAATAAAAGTTGTTTTTGGTAATATTGATATAGTTATCAACAATGCTGGCATATCAATCATCAAGTTATTCACAGATACCACTGAAGATGAATGGGACAAAATTATAAATACAAATCTGAAATCGTTATATAATGTTTGTCAAGAATCTGTACCCTATATGATTAAAAATCAACATGGTAATATTGTTAACATAACTTCCATGTGGGGAATTACAGGTTCATCTTGTGAAGTTGCTTATTCTGCCTCAAAAGGTGCAGTTAATGCTTTTACAAAAGCTTTAGCAAAAGAATTGGCCCCAAGTCATATAAGAGTTAATGCTATTGCTTGTGGCTTGATAGATACACATATGAATTCTTGTTTATCAAAAGAAGACTTGGACACAATTATTGAAGAGATTCCAGCTAATAGAATTGGCAAGCCTTCTGAAGTTGCTAATTTGTGTTATTATCTATCGTCTAAAGAATCATCTTATCTGACTGGGCAGATCATAACACTAGATGGGGGATTGATCTAA
- a CDS encoding deoxyribonuclease IV, with translation MSILIGSHVSISKGLIGAAKTAHSYNANTFMIYTGAPQNTRRKPLEDMKIDEGKEYMNEHDIKDIVVHAPYIINLASVKDDIYGLAQSFLGEEIIRTEAMGSNYIVVHPGSYTVKDVDYGINRIAEGLNNVLTNDTKPFVCLETMAGKGSEVGKTFEELQKIIDKVELKEKLGICFDTCHTHDSGYDIINDFDNIMKEFDEIIGLDRLKVFHINGSLNVRGSRKDRHANIGADASNKRGMDQIGFKALYDIVHNEICDNKPLILETPWIDKTTNLYKEEIAMLRDIKNIY, from the coding sequence ATGTCAATATTAATAGGTTCTCATGTTTCAATATCAAAAGGTTTGATAGGTGCTGCCAAAACAGCACACTCTTATAATGCAAATACTTTTATGATATATACTGGTGCACCACAAAACACACGCAGAAAACCTTTAGAAGATATGAAAATAGATGAAGGAAAAGAATATATGAACGAGCATGATATCAAGGATATTGTTGTTCATGCTCCTTATATAATAAATCTAGCTTCTGTTAAAGATGATATCTATGGGTTAGCCCAATCTTTTCTTGGTGAAGAAATAATCAGAACAGAAGCTATGGGTTCTAATTATATTGTTGTTCATCCTGGTTCATATACTGTAAAAGACGTTGATTATGGAATTAATCGTATTGCAGAAGGACTGAACAATGTTTTAACCAATGATACTAAACCTTTTGTATGCTTGGAGACTATGGCTGGTAAAGGTTCAGAAGTAGGTAAGACATTCGAAGAGCTTCAAAAAATAATAGATAAAGTTGAGCTAAAAGAAAAACTAGGAATATGTTTTGATACATGTCACACTCATGACAGTGGATATGATATTATTAATGACTTTGATAATATTATGAAAGAGTTTGATGAAATCATAGGACTAGATAGATTAAAAGTATTCCATATTAACGGTTCACTTAATGTCAGGGGTTCAAGGAAAGATAGACATGCTAATATAGGTGCTGATGCCAGCAACAAGCGTGGTATGGACCAAATAGGTTTCAAAGCACTTTATGATATAGTCCATAATGAAATATGTGATAATAAACCTCTTATTCTTGAAACTCCATGGATAGATAAGACTACTAATTTATACAAAGAAGAAATTGCTATGTTAAGAGATATTAAGAATATCTACTAA
- a CDS encoding LCP family protein: MNNKKRTSTLLMLIIIVAVILIATLVIVLTANNNELAHGQDNELENNNNQGNTDKDKDKQEIEKPESVNALLIGFDKSNGLSDVVMVAHLDTETNQVKLISLPRDLLIDFRKSGFDKIKQENNIRASYCKLTEVYSNAGWDDDALLVIKDVVEEITQLNIDYTAAVNIDGFKAIVDAIGGVEFYVPERMYYTDEVQGLYINLQEGLQLLDGDKAEQLVRNRKYSGSPDLKRIKVQQDFLIAMSNKILKIRDFDKISDLASTVYGLLKTDFGLVTANEYVSYIFDLNLSELLTSENRITVPSDGTKMNHIWYQTWDRQEVLDSIDELLNKKPEIPDETTDETTTEETGKSTDTETKIVDDNEQDKVAETTNKINNKNDDEIEFVY; this comes from the coding sequence ATGAACAATAAAAAACGTACCAGTACATTGCTAATGTTAATAATAATAGTCGCAGTAATACTTATAGCAACATTAGTTATTGTACTAACGGCTAATAATAATGAATTAGCCCATGGACAAGATAATGAACTAGAAAATAACAACAATCAAGGTAATACTGACAAAGACAAAGATAAACAAGAGATTGAAAAACCAGAATCCGTTAATGCACTATTAATTGGGTTCGATAAATCCAATGGTTTGTCGGATGTAGTTATGGTTGCACATTTGGATACTGAAACTAATCAAGTAAAGCTTATCTCATTGCCTAGAGATTTATTGATTGATTTTAGGAAAAGTGGTTTTGATAAAATAAAACAAGAAAATAATATTAGAGCTAGTTATTGTAAGCTTACTGAAGTATATTCCAACGCTGGATGGGATGATGATGCTTTATTAGTCATTAAGGATGTAGTAGAAGAAATAACACAACTTAATATTGATTATACGGCTGCTGTAAATATTGATGGTTTCAAAGCCATAGTAGATGCAATTGGTGGAGTAGAATTCTATGTGCCTGAAAGAATGTATTATACAGATGAAGTTCAAGGCCTTTATATAAATCTTCAAGAAGGACTTCAATTATTAGATGGTGATAAAGCAGAACAATTAGTCAGAAATAGGAAATATAGTGGTAGTCCAGACTTAAAAAGGATAAAAGTACAGCAGGATTTCTTGATAGCAATGAGTAATAAAATATTGAAAATCAGAGATTTTGATAAAATAAGTGATTTGGCATCAACTGTTTATGGATTATTGAAAACAGATTTTGGTTTAGTAACAGCTAATGAGTATGTAAGTTATATATTTGATCTGAATCTAAGTGAGTTACTTACATCGGAAAATAGAATCACAGTACCATCTGATGGTACCAAAATGAATCATATATGGTATCAAACTTGGGACAGACAAGAAGTTTTGGATTCTATAGACGAGTTGCTAAATAAAAAGCCAGAAATACCAGATGAAACAACTGATGAAACAACAACAGAAGAAACAGGAAAAAGTACTGATACTGAAACAAAAATTGTTGATGATAATGAACAAGACAAAGTAGCAGAAACAACAAATAAGATTAATAACAAAAATGATGATGAAATAGAATTTGTGTATTAA
- a CDS encoding LCP family protein, whose amino-acid sequence MNNNTKVSLLTKFLKVFLISVVIFSLIAGIATGGYILLNKDKHKSQDPTKTPSASTGDESGSTKDTEKEKNLTTFAVFGVDKDGYRTDVTMVMTFNHITKQINIVSIPRDTYVELPTNIYNELHAKRKDTPKKLKINEVPAYAPRDERNQYSIRMLEYMFDIKVDYYFNMNLKIFKDIVDIIGPIKFNVPRDMVYSAPDQNFSINLKKGEQELYGAQAEQLIRYRKGNAPGVGYANGDIGRIDVQHEFMKAFVNQLLTEENKYKIMTIGSTVITKTSTNFDALLEYYQYINDINVDNIEFRTLPQDPNKPNGNFYYCDQEASKKLFEEISQVNDTNDNENNTDGKDSSPEPEDSKIISSIGLNIEILNGSKQGGLAKRTKERLEKDGFTVSNIGNYDPGILEKTKIIIPNEGMGEDLSQYFKDPAIELSEKSLPEGVDIRIIIGTNDKDNN is encoded by the coding sequence TTGAATAATAATACGAAGGTTTCATTGTTAACCAAATTTCTAAAAGTTTTTTTGATTTCGGTAGTAATATTTTCTTTAATAGCAGGTATAGCTACTGGAGGTTACATATTGCTTAATAAAGACAAACATAAGTCACAAGACCCTACAAAAACACCATCTGCTTCAACAGGAGACGAATCAGGTTCAACGAAAGATACTGAAAAAGAAAAGAACCTTACAACTTTTGCAGTATTCGGAGTGGATAAAGATGGTTATAGGACTGACGTTACAATGGTCATGACTTTCAATCATATAACAAAACAAATCAATATTGTTTCTATTCCTAGAGATACATACGTGGAATTACCCACTAACATATATAATGAATTACATGCCAAAAGAAAAGATACACCTAAAAAATTAAAGATAAACGAAGTACCAGCTTATGCACCAAGGGATGAAAGAAACCAATACTCTATTAGAATGTTGGAATATATGTTTGACATAAAAGTTGATTATTATTTTAATATGAATCTAAAAATATTTAAGGATATAGTAGATATTATAGGACCCATTAAGTTTAATGTTCCTCGTGATATGGTTTATAGTGCTCCCGATCAGAATTTTAGTATAAATCTTAAAAAAGGTGAACAAGAATTATATGGAGCCCAAGCAGAACAGCTTATAAGATATCGTAAAGGTAATGCTCCTGGTGTAGGTTATGCTAATGGTGATATTGGTCGTATAGATGTACAACATGAATTCATGAAGGCATTTGTTAACCAATTACTTACTGAAGAAAACAAATATAAGATCATGACAATTGGAAGTACCGTAATTACTAAGACTTCAACTAATTTTGATGCATTACTAGAGTATTATCAATACATAAATGATATTAATGTGGATAATATAGAATTCCGTACTTTACCACAAGATCCAAATAAACCAAATGGTAATTTTTATTACTGTGATCAAGAAGCATCCAAGAAATTATTTGAAGAAATTTCACAAGTTAATGATACCAATGATAATGAAAATAATACAGATGGTAAAGATTCTAGTCCTGAACCTGAAGACTCCAAAATTATAAGTAGCATAGGTCTCAATATTGAAATATTAAATGGTTCTAAACAGGGTGGATTAGCAAAAAGAACTAAGGAAAGACTTGAAAAGGATGGATTTACTGTATCTAACATAGGTAACTATGATCCTGGAATTTTAGAAAAGACTAAAATTATTATTCCAAATGAGGGTATGGGAGAAGATTTAAGTCAATACTTCAAAGATCCAGCTATTGAATTAAGTGAAAAATCTTTACCAGAAGGTGTAGATATTAGAATTATAATTGGTACTAATGATAAAGATAATAATTAG